DNA sequence from the Candidatus Sulfuricurvum sp. RIFRC-1 genome:
GTTCTAGCCAAGAGTTCAAACGCTCACGACCGATCAGAAGTAACGCCTGCTCGATAGAAGAGACACTCTCATGTTCCAAAGCCTTGTTCCGTTTAACAAATTTTAAAAGATTGATGGACAAATAAGGGGATTTATAAAATTTTATGACTATTTCATCCAATGGAGCCTGTGTTTTTAACAAATACATCAGCTCATGCAATAACTTCTTATCCGGATCAAAATTAACGTTAGACAGCAAATCCGGTACACAAAAATAATAACCCTGAAAATAATGAAATCCGCAGGACTTAGCCAATGTAAAACTTGTTTCATCTTCTATTTTCTCGGCAATGATTTTACAATCATAATTTTTCAGGAAAAAGAGGATTTCAGTAAGATCAAGAGCGTGATTAATATCAATTTTCACATAATCAATTACGTCCAATACAGCGTGAAAATGACGGATAAAATCTTTTTCAGCACTGCAATGGTTCAGAGCAAAACGATAGCCTTTCTTATGAAGGAGATATATTCGGTCAAGTAAAGATAAAGTTATACTAGTTGATTCGAGGATTTCTAAAATAAAATAACTGGGAGAGATAGTATAAACGATATCATCCATCAAAAAAACTTCATCTACTTTGACAAAAGCTTTAAGCCCGTACGTCAACGTACTCGGCCCAATATAGTTGAGCGTATTAACCAATACTCTTGAAGTAGCATGTAAATTATCATCAACGTCAGCACTATTGCTTTCGGTATTCCGATACAGTAATTCGTACGCGAAAATATTGCCCCGCTCATTAAATATAGGTTGACGTGCGAGATAAATAGAGCTATTCATTCCAACCCTTTTAGACGATCAAATATATTCTTTTATCATTATTGTAACTGGAATGACCCCCAAAAACTAGACACTTTTTAATTCGTTAATTTCGTCGATAATAATCGGCATGGAATACGATTAGGAGAGATAAATGGCAAGATATACAGACGAGTTCAAACAAGAAGCAGTAAAGCAAGTCACCAACAACAATTATGCGATCAAAGATGTAGCAGAGAGATTGGGGATTCATCCAGATTCTCTAAAAACTTGGGTCAGCCGATACAAAGATCCTCAATCTACAGCTGAGTATGCTCAATTAAAAACGGTACACGATGAGATGAAGAAGCTCAAATCGGAGCTCAAGCGTGTTACCGAGGAGCGTGATATCTTAAAAAAGGCCGCCGCGTACTTTGCCAGAAACCAAGGATAAAGTACGCATTTATTCAGGTTCATGAGCCCTTATATGGGATTCGACGCTTGTGCAAAGCGATGCAAGTTCATCCGAGCGGATATTACGCTTGGGTGAAAGAGCCTATGTCTGATCGGGCAAAGGCAAATGAAGTGCTAAGTGTTCAGATCAAAGAAGCGTATGTACAGAGTAATAACGCCTACGGCTATCGAAATATCCACAAAGACCTAATCGAGTCGGGAATCACCGTCAACCGGAAACGAGTTGCACGCTTGATGATTACCAACGGACTCTACGGTGCGGGGACTCTCAAAAAGAAGCCTCGTCATAAAGCGGGCAGTATCCATAAAGCCCATCCGAATCATCTCAAGCAGTGCTTTAACGTAGAGAAACCTAATGAAGCATGGGTAACGGATATCACCTATATTCGAACCTACGAGGGATGGTTGTATCTTGCGGTCGTATTAGACCTTTTCAGCCGCAAAGTGATTGGATGGGGGATGAGCCATCGGATGACGACATCGCTCGCTATGGATGCACTGAGAATGGCAACGATGCGGCAGGGGGCGAAACACAGTGTGATACTTCACTCCGATCAAGGATCGCAGTTTAGCTCCTATGAATGGCAAAGTATGCTCAAACACTCCAACATCATCCCAAGTATGAGCAGACGGGGTAACTGCTATGACAATGCCGTCGTGGAAAGCTTCTTTAAAACCTTGAAACGTGAATGCGTCAGGAAAGAGATATTTGTGACGAGAGAGTATGCAAAATCAAAAATATTCCATTATATCGAGATGTTCTATAACCCTAAAAGACGGCATAGTTATCTGGGTTATCTATCTCCAAACGAATTTGAGGTACGATACTTTTTGGAATCAACGAAAAATGAGGTGTTGGCGGAAAACTAATGTGTCTATAAAACGGGGGTCATTCCATAACTGACTTTTTTTGAAATACTCTCTTGAAGGTATATCTTAGTTTATTTAATGTGGGAGAAATGAGGAAAAGAAAAAAAAGTTAAAAGAATCAAACAAACATAAAATCTTTTTTGTACAGTATATGTTCGCTTGTTTGTTTGAAAGCAGCCATCTTCTCGAGAACATCCATCAGAGGAACTTTCCCCAAAGCACTGATCTCTTGGCATATCAATATTTCATAATTACTCATTCTGGCACGATATGCAACTACCCAATGCTGAGACGTAAGCTGTCTTAGTCGTTTAAGAGTACCTTCTTCTTCTATCCATTCATTGTTATTGTTTAACATTTTAGAACCTTTACTATGAACTTGCATCATTCTATCACCTTTGAACTGATGTGTCAATATATTCAAAAAAGTTATTAACCGCTGAATATCAAGGTGTGAAAATGATTCGTAAAAATAATTACTTTGGGATTATGAAGAGATATGAATTTGTTTTATTGTGAAAAGGAATTTAAGAGGTTTGGTGGAGGCGTCCTCTATCAAACAAAGGCTAAATAAGGCTATAAATAAAGTATTACAAAAAATAAACTACATTAAAAACTACATTAATGTTATTCTCATAATATATTTTTATGAGAATCAAATACTAAATATGAAGCTTTTAAGTGGTTCATAATTGCCTTGATCCGCCTCTTTTAATGAAGCGATATAAGCGAATCGCGCATCACTCACTTCGGTAATATTCCCGCCCCATGAAAGAGCTTGATACCCCATCTTTAAAAGCCATAGATCAGTAGCGAGTCGCGCCCATCGACCGTTTCCGTTTGGAAATGGATGAATCTTGACCAATGTATGATGGAGACGTACCGCCGTATCACGATAGTCCCATTCGCTTTCCCAATATTTGAGATCGTCTTGAAGCTGATACAAACGTTGATGAATCATATTGGCTTCAACGCCGATAGAGGTTTGAGTAGTACGAAATTCTCCCGCCCAACTCCAAACATCACCAAACATCTCTTTATGGAGTTTACGAAAAAAGCTCAAATCAAACGTTACTTTTTTGAGAGCCGACGGGTTAAGAGTGTATTTAACATACGCTTTGAGAATGTTTTGCGCTTCGGCATCGTCGAGTTCTGCACGGGTGGTTATCTTTTTGAGCTTTAGCCCTGATATATCATCGAGAGGAGTTTCTCCCTCTTTGTCAAACGTAATCATGCCCATATTTGCGATTTCGGCATTTTAGCAATCATCGCTTTGGCTTGGGAGAGCATCTTTGTTTGTGCTTCGCTTCGCGGCGATTGATTTTCCAGTGCAGACGTTTGGACGACACGGTTCACGATCTCATGCGCTTTTTTCTCAATTTGCGCTTGATAGAGTGCTTTCGCCGATTGTTTCGGTTTTATTGCAATCTCACATCCCAAAGCTATCGCTATTTTGTCGAGCGTATCAAGTGATATATCATGTCCCGAAAATGCACGCTTTACTGTAGCAATCCCCAATCCTGAGCGTGAAGCAATAGCCTCATAAGGGATAGATAACGCCTCTTTTTGTTTTTTGAGTTCGGATAGGATCAATGATTTAAACATAGTAGCTTCTTTTTAGCATCATATTTGATACTTTTAATTTTACTAAATGTATCATAAGTGATACTATTTGTCAAGGCAAATACAACTATAATGGTCATCTTTGTCAAAGTATAGATTAATATAGTATGGAGTTTTTGAAACAAAAATTGAAGATTGAGTATCTGACCGCTATTTTTTATTTTAAACAGCAACCTGTTGTTCATCTGGTTTTGAAACAATTACTAATATACCAGATCCTTCATTTATCCATTGATGGCACGAAATGTGTACTTCATTTTTCTCTCCATTTAGATCAACATGATAGTTATGTCCTACATCAAATACATTATGTGTTTTAATTGAAATATCATCGTCGCAATATAAAGTAAATTTAAATCCATCAGTAGCTTGTTCGGCTTTAAAAAAAACATTCATCCAATGGTTAAATCCATATTCTATAACACGTAATTCAACATCCAAATGCTTATATTCTTGAAATTCTTGATCAACTTTTACTTCTGCATATCTTGCTAAATCATTAGTCTTATATTCTAATTCTGAATCGATTATTTTTTTCCTTTGACCATCAGGCAAATTTATTATAATATCTACTTTCGATACTGTATCTTCTTTCAAAAAGCCGACACTAATATTAGTAA
Encoded proteins:
- a CDS encoding helix-turn-helix domain-containing protein is translated as MFKSLILSELKKQKEALSIPYEAIASRSGLGIATVKRAFSGHDISLDTLDKIAIALGCEIAIKPKQSAKALYQAQIEKKAHEIVNRVVQTSALENQSPRSEAQTKMLSQAKAMIAKMPKSQIWA
- a CDS encoding mobile mystery protein B yields the protein MITFDKEGETPLDDISGLKLKKITTRAELDDAEAQNILKAYVKYTLNPSALKKVTFDLSFFRKLHKEMFGDVWSWAGEFRTTQTSIGVEANMIHQRLYQLQDDLKYWESEWDYRDTAVRLHHTLVKIHPFPNGNGRWARLATDLWLLKMGYQALSWGGNITEVSDARFAYIASLKEADQGNYEPLKSFIFSI
- a CDS encoding IS3 family transposase (programmed frameshift): MARYTDEFKQEAVKQVTNNNYAIKDVAERLGIHPDSLKTWVSRYKDPQSTAEYAQLKTVHDEMKKLKSELKRVTEERDNLKKGRRVLCQKPRIKYAFIQVHEPLYGIRRLCKAMQVHPSGYYAWVKEPMSDRAKANEVLSVQIKEAYVQSNNAYGYRNIHKDLIESGITVNRKRVARLMITNGLYGAGTLKKKPRHKAGSIHKAHPNHLKQCFNVEKPNEAWVTDITYIRTYEGWLYLAVVLDLFSRKVIGWGMSHRMTTSLAMDALRMATMRQGAKHSVILHSDQGSQFSSYEWQSMLKHSNIIPSMSRRGNCYDNAVVESFFKTLKRECVRKEIFVTREYAKSKIFHYIEMFYNPKRRHSYLGYLSPNEFEVRYFLESTKNEVLAEN
- a CDS encoding EAL domain-containing protein, which translates into the protein MNSSIYLARQPIFNERGNIFAYELLYRNTESNSADVDDNLHATSRVLVNTLNYIGPSTLTYGLKAFVKVDEVFLMDDIVYTISPSYFILEILESTSITLSLLDRIYLLHKKGYRFALNHCSAEKDFIRHFHAVLDVIDYVKIDINHALDLTEILFFLKNYDCKIIAEKIEDETSFTLAKSCGFHYFQGYYFCVPDLLSNVNFDPDKKLLHELMYLLKTQAPLDEIVIKFYKSPYLSINLLKFVKRNKALEHESVSSIEQALLLIGRERLNSWLELMYYANEKIDVKEDGNETLQINLQVLQRAYLMKELAYSIKKSTNFANMAYMIGILSVSEIMFKESYNKLMEQITIDKEIANALLDHKGVLGRILELAIAIEKNDLLLISSNIVELNLSERELNTSLLNSYQRSAAELHMKV